In the Cydia splendana chromosome 2, ilCydSple1.2, whole genome shotgun sequence genome, one interval contains:
- the LOC134799091 gene encoding uncharacterized protein LOC134799091 — protein MFISCAGTHAGGVLKMFLKLGSFIFVLITPQVENKPELTCDSLTHQPFHEGNLGQSGMLAWLGVIRAHLHIDGRTHIAVTGAVLVKPRHAIANADDMSKIRKQGDSKAMFMSQDRGTWTCKLGDVSLHPEYDFATYNTIALVELDMESLTNTAPMLPVCMPDLMYNASNQLYAIGFTDENKLLEKIAYKVEYVEKVLCDEYYERAGHAKSMYTPPLYNCAFAVNIMKNCEWENGMVLVSNASGQWMLVGFGVQGPGCSAPARFIDVYPYLHWINSTSNVEDFDADYPFKVKVRRSDALSLENITDVIKNNYFKKDRKPLNMTFREFLKEKGIATRLLDVQKQDNITWEKFDNSSYVKIEA, from the exons ATGTTCATTTCATGTGCTGGTACACACGCAGGTGgagttttaaaaatgtttttaaaattaGGCAGCTTTATTTTCGTTTTGATCACTCCTCAAG TGGAAAACAAGCCGGAACTAACTTGCGACAGCTTGACACACCAGCCATTCCATGAAGGCAACTTGGGGCAGTCGGGAATGCTTGCCTGGCTCGGAGTCATCCGAGCGCATCTCC ATATTGACGGCAGAACTCACATAGCAGTCACCGGAGCAGTGTTAGTAAAACCCAGGCACGCTATAGCAAATGCTGATGACATGTCTAAAATACGGAAACA AGGAGACAGCAAAGCCATGTTCATGTCCCAAGACAGAGGCACCTGGACGTGCAAGCTGGGTGATGTGTCTTTACATCCCGAGTACGACTTCGCTACCTACAACACAATCGCCTTAGTAGAACTAGATATGGAGTCACTCACCAACACTG cgcCCATGCTTCCTGTCTGTATGCCTGATTTAATGTATAATGCCTCTAATCAACTGTATGCCATTGGATTTACTGACG aaaataaattactggaaaaaataGCATACAAAGTTGAGTATGTAGAAAAAGTACTTTGCGACGAGTATTACGAAAGAGCTGGC CACGCGAAGAGTATGTATACTCCGCCATTGTACAATTGTGCGTTCGCCGTGAACATAATGAAAAACTGCGAATGGGAGAACGGGATGGTGTTAGTTTCTAATGCGTCGGGTCAGTGGATGTTG GTTGGATTCGGCGTCCAAGGCCCCGGTTGCTCGGCCCCAGCCCGCTTCATCGACGTGTACCCCTACCTACACTGGATAAATTCCACCTCCAACGTCGAAGATTTCGACGCCGACTACCCCTTCAAGGTCAAAGTCCGAAGATCCGACGCTTTATCCCTCGAAAACATTACAGACGTTATAAAGAATAACTATTTTAAAAAAGATCGTAAACCACTTAATATGACTTTCCGAGAATTTCTTAAGGAGAAAGGAATTGCGACAAGACTCTTGGATGTACAGAAACAGGATAATATCACTTGGGAAAAGTTTGATAATTCCAGCTATGTAAAAATAGAGGCATAA